A genomic region of Nymphaea colorata isolate Beijing-Zhang1983 chromosome 2, ASM883128v2, whole genome shotgun sequence contains the following coding sequences:
- the LOC116247859 gene encoding putative RING-H2 finger protein ATL50 isoform X2 has protein sequence MEIWLQFEVWKAEIVDHGEFSTDFCLKKGLHRPDFVVMCMTLNPINVEKIFIDRANIHELEEVIVAKFPTTNFNSDDFPSKEYAQCSICLAGQYQGRDVLKTMPKCGHAFHVACIDTWLLKKSTCLVCGLPLRDAYHEHLLQWLWPSKEQKVQIETPLLDPEG, from the exons ATGGAGATTTGGCTTCAGTTTGAAGTTTGGAAAGCTGAGATTGTTGATCACGGAGAGTTTTCAACAGACTTCTGCTTGAAGAAGG GATTACATCGACCCGATTTCGTAGTTATGTGCATGACTTTGAATCCTATTAATGTGGAGAAAATTTTTATTGACAGAGCAAACATACATGAATTGGAAGAAGTTATTGTTGCAAAGTTTCCTACGACAAATTTCAATAGTGATGATTTCCCTTCTAAAGAATATGCCCA GTGCTCGATATGCTTGGCGGGGCAGTATCAAGGGAGGGACGTCTTGAAGACCATGCCAAAGTGTGGCCATGCATTTCATGTCGCTTGCATAGACACATGGCTGCTAAAAAAATCAACTTGTCTAGTTTGCGGTTTACCATTGAGAGATGCTTATCATGAACATCTCCTACAGTGGCTATGGCCATCCAAAGAACAGAAAGTCCAGATAGAGACACCATTACTGGACCCGGAAGGATGA
- the LOC116248672 gene encoding ethylene-responsive transcription factor ERF027-like — MDDHMPPMLTCQPVSRSRAARRRESSPPPSPKKHPVYRGIRSRGSKWVSEIREPGKMKRIWLGTFPTPEMAAAAYDVAALALKGRDAVLNFKDVADTFPVPPSTSWEDIQAAAIEAANRFRKPPGIDGSASSQLISAPAAGPSTDMESAGALQLLEDGGSLPEPPQGDQFVDEEVLFNMPNLLVDMAEGMLLTPPRMDASSLENSPENSEDERLWSYR, encoded by the coding sequence ATGGACGACCACATGCCTCCCATGCTCACCTGCCAACCCGTCTCCCGCTCTAGAGCTGCCCGGCGGAGGGAGAGCTCGCCGCCGCCTTCGCCTAAGAAGCATCCGGTGTATCGCGGAATCCGGTCGCGTGGGAGCAAGTGGGTGTCGGAGATCCGAGAGCCTGGGAAGATGAAGAGAATTTGGCTGGGGACGTTCCCGACGCCGGAGATGGCGGCTGCGGCGTATGACGTCGCGGCCCTCGCGCTCAAAGGAAGAGATGCGGTGCTTAACTTCAAGGACGTAGCCGACACGTTCCCGGTGCCGCCGTCCACCTCGTGGGAGGATATCCAGGCGGCAGCCATCGAGGCTGCGAACAGGTTCCGGAAGCCACCAGGCATTGATGGTTCGGCTAGTTCTCAGCTGATCTCAGCGCCTGCGGCCGGGCCATCGACGGATATGGAGTCGGCTGGAGCATTGCAGCTGCTGGAGGACGGAGGCTCGTTACCGGAACCGCCGCAGGGAGATCAGTTCGTCGACGAGGAGGTGCTGTTCAACATGCCTAATCTGCTCGTGGACATGGCCGAGGGGATGCTGCTGACTCCACCGAGAATGGACGCGTCGTCGCTGGAAAACTCGCCAGAAAATTCTGAAGATGAAAGACTGTGGAGCTACAGATAA
- the LOC116247859 gene encoding uncharacterized protein LOC116247859 isoform X1: MREIRRICPIFPPFLVVKLSPSIVILFLVGSQCGLFWEPIFSRGLLLGSHDDLRNEHCDDCTWLCVHHLCAHQVGLHEDSVQAAAAGRSAPKCRIGLHRPDFVVMCMTLNPINVEKIFIDRANIHELEEVIVAKFPTTNFNSDDFPSKEYAQCSICLAGQYQGRDVLKTMPKCGHAFHVACIDTWLLKKSTCLVCGLPLRDAYHEHLLQWLWPSKEQKVQIETPLLDPEG; this comes from the exons ATGCGCGAAATAAGGAGGATCTGTCCtattttccctccctttcttgTCGTCAAATTGTCCCCATCCATCGTTATCTTATTCTTGGTTGGTTCTCAATGTGGGTTGTTTTGGGAGCCAATTTTTTCTCGTGGGTTACTGCTTGGCAGCCATGATGATCTCCGGAATGAACATTGTGATGACTGTACTTGGCTCTGTGTTCATCATCTCTGTGCGCACCAGGTTGGTCTGCACGAGGATAGCGTCCAGGCGGCGGCAGCGGGAAGATCTGCGCCTAAATGTAGAATTG GATTACATCGACCCGATTTCGTAGTTATGTGCATGACTTTGAATCCTATTAATGTGGAGAAAATTTTTATTGACAGAGCAAACATACATGAATTGGAAGAAGTTATTGTTGCAAAGTTTCCTACGACAAATTTCAATAGTGATGATTTCCCTTCTAAAGAATATGCCCA GTGCTCGATATGCTTGGCGGGGCAGTATCAAGGGAGGGACGTCTTGAAGACCATGCCAAAGTGTGGCCATGCATTTCATGTCGCTTGCATAGACACATGGCTGCTAAAAAAATCAACTTGTCTAGTTTGCGGTTTACCATTGAGAGATGCTTATCATGAACATCTCCTACAGTGGCTATGGCCATCCAAAGAACAGAAAGTCCAGATAGAGACACCATTACTGGACCCGGAAGGATGA
- the LOC116247859 gene encoding uncharacterized protein LOC116247859 isoform X3, translated as MREIRRICPIFPPFLVVKLSPSIVILFLVGSQCGLFWEPIFSRGLLLGSHDDLRNEHCDDCTWLCVHHLCAHQVGLHEDSVQAAAAGRSAPKCRIEQTYMNWKKLLLQSFLRQISIVMISLLKNMPSARYAWRGSIKGGTS; from the exons ATGCGCGAAATAAGGAGGATCTGTCCtattttccctccctttcttgTCGTCAAATTGTCCCCATCCATCGTTATCTTATTCTTGGTTGGTTCTCAATGTGGGTTGTTTTGGGAGCCAATTTTTTCTCGTGGGTTACTGCTTGGCAGCCATGATGATCTCCGGAATGAACATTGTGATGACTGTACTTGGCTCTGTGTTCATCATCTCTGTGCGCACCAGGTTGGTCTGCACGAGGATAGCGTCCAGGCGGCGGCAGCGGGAAGATCTGCGCCTAAATGTAGAATTG AGCAAACATACATGAATTGGAAGAAGTTATTGTTGCAAAGTTTCCTACGACAAATTTCAATAGTGATGATTTCCCTTCTAAAGAATATGCCCA GTGCTCGATATGCTTGGCGGGGCAGTATCAAGGGAGGGACGTCTTGA